In one Silene latifolia isolate original U9 population chromosome 10, ASM4854445v1, whole genome shotgun sequence genomic region, the following are encoded:
- the LOC141606176 gene encoding 2-alkenal reductase (NADP(+)-dependent)-like has translation MAAGQEVTNKQVVFKNYVVGFPKESDMEIRDSKITLKLQEDSNDNTSILLKNLYLSCDPYMRSRMTKHDRPTYVDSFTPGTPITGYGVSKVLESRDPKYQKDDLVWGFTGWEEYTLITSPQQAQMFFKIEHKDVPLSYYTGILGMSGMTAYAGFYEVGAPKEGDRVFVSAASGAVGQLVGQFAKLAGCYVVGSAGSKEKVDLLKNKFGFDEAFNYKEEEDLDAALRKCFPEGIDIYFENVGGKMLNAVLVNMRLHGRIPVCGMISQYNLVEPEGVHNLFCLITKRIRMEGFLVLDYYHLYQKYLEIILPHIKEGKISYVEDVVEGLDSAPSALLGLFSGKNVGKQLIVVARE, from the exons ATGGCGGCAGGACAAGAAGTTACGAACAAACAAGTAGTGTTTAAGAACTATGTTGTCGGGTTTCCTAAAGAATCCGACATGGAGATCCGGGATTCCAAAATTACCCTCAAACTTCAAGAAGATTCCAATGATAATACTAGTATTCTTCTTAAGAATCTTTACTTGTCATGTGACCCCTACATGAGAAGTCGTATGACCAAACATGATCGTCCTACTTATGTTGATTCCTTCACTCCCGGAACG CCTATTACGGGTTATGGGGTGTCCAAAGTGCTGGAATCCCGTGATCCAAAGTACCAGAAAGATGACCTCGTATGGGGATTTACTGGATGGGAAGAGTACACTCTTATCACATCACCGCAGCAGGCACAAATGTTTTTCAAAATTGAGCACAAGGACGTTCCTCTTTCGTATTACACAGGGATTCTAG GCATGTCCGGTATGACGGCCTATGCTGGTTTTTATGAGGTTGGGGCACCTAAAGAGGGAGACCGAGTGTTTGTGTCTGCTGCATCTGGGGCAGTCGGGCAGCTGGTTGGACAGTTTGCAAAATTAGCTGGTTGCTATGTTGTTGGAAGCGCTGGTAGCAAAGAGAAG GTTGATCTATTGAAAAACAAATTTGGATTTGACGAGGCCTTCAACTACAAGGAAGAGGAAGATTTGGATGCAGCATTAAGGAA GTGTTTCCCTGAGGGCATCGACATTTATTTCGAGAATGTTGGAGGAAAGATGCTTAATGCTGTTTTGGTGAATATGAGACTCCATGGTCGTATTCCAGTGTGTGGAATGATCTCACAGTACAATCTCGTGGAGCCGGAAGGTGTCCACAATCTGTTTTGCCTGATTACAAAACGTATCCGAATGGAGGGATTCCTGGTCTTGGATTACTACCATCTTTACCAAAAGTACCTGGAAATAATCTTACCACACATCAAGGAGGGCAAGATTTCATATGTGGAAGACGTTGTTGAAGGTTTAGATAGTGCTCCTTCGGCTTTGCTTGGTCTTTTCTCGGGCAAAAATGTTGGCAAGCAACTCATTGTCGTAGCTCGGGAGTAA